One genomic window of Vibrio ziniensis includes the following:
- a CDS encoding GNAT family N-acetyltransferase, producing MDIILSQFKPHEHLPAFSEFKRYMKPIVDSAIGWDEDFQRSSFESRLQPEWFRWILSNGEKVGYVCSRIKSSSLHIHLLIIFEHQHRKGFASSVIKAIKSEANSQRLDLTLSCFKNNLPAANLYKQLKFEISSEDEHFYNFISVVEHS from the coding sequence ATGGACATCATCCTTTCACAATTTAAACCGCATGAGCATTTGCCTGCGTTCTCCGAATTTAAACGGTATATGAAGCCAATCGTGGATAGCGCGATAGGGTGGGATGAAGATTTTCAAAGATCATCATTCGAATCGAGGTTACAGCCCGAGTGGTTTCGCTGGATACTATCGAATGGAGAAAAAGTGGGCTATGTCTGTAGTCGCATAAAATCCAGTAGCCTTCATATCCATTTACTTATTATCTTTGAACATCAGCATAGAAAAGGTTTTGCGTCGTCTGTTATTAAAGCAATCAAATCTGAAGCGAATTCACAGCGATTAGATTTAACTTTGAGCTGTTTTAAAAACAATCTTCCAGCAGCTAACCTGTATAAGCAGTTGAAGTTTGAAATCAGCTCAGAAGATGAACATTTCTATAACTTCATAAGTGTGGTGGAACACTCGTAG
- a CDS encoding HAD family hydrolase, with amino-acid sequence MDGTLVNSEPLKGKALALACGDYGSTVDFNIYKDVMGENWQMVTRHFFKNANIFPELAEFNKHFRAHYEQLLAENLKLNPGAKAYIKYLNDEGKRCAVVSSAATWMVDNILNALELRDSFEVVITQDHVTKHKPDPEAFNLALLKFDVTPEHALIFEDSNAGVLAGLASGCDVVAVRHAFNGKNDLSGAIACIDSFEEMFV; translated from the coding sequence ATGGATGGTACTTTAGTGAATTCTGAGCCCTTAAAAGGAAAAGCGTTAGCGCTGGCTTGCGGTGATTATGGTTCAACAGTGGATTTCAACATCTACAAAGATGTGATGGGTGAAAACTGGCAAATGGTAACCCGTCACTTTTTCAAAAACGCAAATATCTTTCCTGAACTGGCAGAGTTCAATAAACACTTTCGGGCTCACTACGAGCAGCTTTTAGCTGAAAACTTAAAGTTAAACCCTGGTGCGAAAGCCTACATTAAGTACCTGAACGATGAAGGGAAACGCTGTGCAGTAGTTAGTTCAGCAGCCACTTGGATGGTGGACAATATTCTCAATGCCTTGGAACTCAGAGATTCATTTGAAGTAGTGATTACCCAAGATCACGTGACAAAGCATAAACCAGATCCAGAAGCGTTTAACTTAGCTTTGCTAAAATTCGATGTTACACCTGAACACGCATTGATATTTGAGGACTCGAATGCAGGAGTATTAGCTGGGTTAGCAAGCGGTTGTGATGTGGTGGCTGTGAGACATGCGTTCAACGGGAAAAACGATTTGAGCGGCGCAATAGCTTGCATTGATAGCTTTGAAGAAATGTTCGTTTAA
- a CDS encoding PAS factor family protein: MKVTTNLIQSTIQQLINQEPEQHAQIRQNLYDHLALSFDKQLALYSNVLGPASSGKIETHNISNAVNTAIKLLDKSTS; encoded by the coding sequence ATGAAAGTAACCACAAACCTCATTCAGAGCACAATACAACAGCTCATAAATCAAGAGCCCGAGCAACACGCTCAAATTCGCCAAAATCTATATGATCATTTAGCTTTATCATTTGATAAACAACTAGCCCTTTACTCAAATGTTTTAGGCCCAGCAAGCTCTGGTAAAATTGAAACACACAACATTAGCAATGCAGTAAATACTGCGATTAAACTACTTGATAAGTCCACATCTTGA
- a CDS encoding DHCW motif cupin fold protein, whose protein sequence is MEIDNLPFGITDWSDVERTEHTGETGTAYWRTKHFDKLRVRMVEYSENYLADHWCSKGHILFCISGELTTELDDGRVYTLKPGMSYQVADNAEAHRSSTTVGAKLFIVD, encoded by the coding sequence ATGGAAATAGATAACCTGCCTTTTGGAATTACAGATTGGAGCGATGTTGAGAGAACAGAGCACACTGGTGAAACAGGCACGGCTTATTGGCGAACCAAGCACTTTGATAAGCTTCGTGTAAGGATGGTTGAGTATTCTGAAAACTATTTGGCAGACCATTGGTGCTCAAAAGGACACATCTTATTCTGCATATCAGGAGAGTTAACAACTGAACTTGATGATGGCCGAGTTTACACCCTGAAACCGGGTATGAGTTACCAAGTTGCAGATAATGCAGAGGCTCATCGTTCTTCAACTACAGTTGGCGCTAAGCTTTTTATTGTTGATTAA
- a CDS encoding histidine phosphatase family protein, with the protein MYIVFVRHGVPDYSLSDKRKMSQLEKDYAPLNRDHIDELKAVALEIQLEKAEVIISSPYTRALQTAEIINRTLGLELFVEHDLREWRADMDGGYVGLQERDRRWHEYRASLKNNAVPKNVSYESWAALRNRAENVLSRYTHYSKVIVVSHFNVFESLAGYQDTGIDCGSYRLLRLEGFG; encoded by the coding sequence ATCTACATCGTATTTGTAAGACATGGTGTGCCTGATTATTCGCTATCTGACAAGCGAAAAATGAGCCAACTGGAAAAGGATTATGCTCCTTTAAATCGAGACCACATAGATGAGCTAAAGGCTGTTGCTCTAGAAATCCAACTCGAAAAAGCAGAAGTTATTATATCGTCACCTTATACAAGAGCACTCCAAACCGCTGAAATTATTAATCGTACACTCGGTTTAGAACTCTTTGTTGAGCATGACCTACGTGAATGGCGAGCGGACATGGACGGTGGCTATGTAGGCCTTCAAGAAAGAGATCGTCGCTGGCATGAGTATCGTGCCTCACTGAAAAATAATGCGGTGCCTAAGAATGTTTCTTATGAGTCATGGGCAGCACTAAGAAACCGTGCAGAAAATGTTTTATCTCGATATACGCATTACTCTAAGGTAATAGTTGTTTCTCATTTCAACGTGTTTGAAAGCCTGGCTGGCTATCAAGATACAGGCATTGATTGTGGAAGCTATCGTTTGCTTAGGTTGGAAGGATTTGGCTAA
- a CDS encoding PBPRA1643 family SWIM/SEC-C metal-binding motif protein produces MSKLFFKGRIDARQNHVISGYNVKRDVKAGTEEAPINVVVPTEDRKAEIEALLSEHSIVANIVIDSKQPENIIELDTLLHKPKTITFDKTPNRNDPCICGSGKKYKKCCA; encoded by the coding sequence ATGTCCAAACTATTTTTTAAAGGTCGAATCGATGCTCGACAAAACCACGTCATTTCAGGCTACAACGTAAAGCGTGATGTGAAAGCAGGCACTGAAGAAGCTCCTATCAATGTTGTCGTTCCAACCGAGGATCGTAAAGCCGAAATTGAAGCATTGCTTTCTGAGCACTCTATAGTGGCCAATATTGTCATAGACTCAAAGCAACCAGAAAACATTATTGAACTTGATACATTATTACATAAGCCTAAAACTATTACCTTTGACAAAACACCAAACCGTAATGATCCGTGCATTTGCGGAAGTGGGAAAAAGTATAAAAAGTGCTGTGCTTAA
- a CDS encoding DUF4144 family protein: MINWPCILKLDRDDELIYLESESELNNECSGLILSHEDLVIDSEGFTYSIFYNGSNTELLNKQVQITVDDASKLIQRHEFCLAEVCLTKIQFETVSDAINCLK, translated from the coding sequence GTGATTAATTGGCCTTGTATTCTAAAACTGGATAGAGATGATGAACTTATTTACTTGGAGTCGGAGAGTGAGTTGAACAATGAATGTTCTGGTTTGATTCTTAGCCACGAAGATCTTGTCATTGATTCTGAAGGTTTTACTTACTCAATATTTTACAACGGTTCGAATACTGAACTGCTCAACAAGCAAGTTCAAATTACGGTGGATGATGCCTCAAAACTCATTCAACGTCATGAGTTTTGCCTTGCTGAGGTGTGTTTAACGAAAATTCAGTTTGAAACGGTATCTGACGCAATTAACTGTTTGAAATAG
- a CDS encoding GNAT family N-acetyltransferase yields the protein MEVVEANPSLDPILASYAKECLDSGIPKYSGVEQNPRAYLSGLIKRSKATSELPNGYLPSTTYYCVSNFEILGAIRVRKGTNANVENTIGHIGYETRPSARGRGVASFLLAWVRDHVVTDSVIVTCSIDNLASQKVIENCGGEYLGNYTDDREGTVRRYRLART from the coding sequence ATGGAAGTGGTAGAGGCTAATCCTAGTTTGGATCCAATATTAGCCAGTTATGCAAAAGAATGCCTAGATTCAGGTATCCCTAAATATTCGGGTGTAGAGCAAAATCCGAGAGCTTATTTATCTGGTTTGATCAAACGTTCTAAGGCAACTTCTGAGTTACCAAACGGATATTTACCCAGTACAACTTACTATTGTGTGTCGAACTTTGAAATTTTAGGTGCAATCCGAGTTCGCAAAGGCACTAATGCCAATGTAGAAAATACAATTGGTCACATTGGCTACGAAACTAGACCGTCCGCTCGTGGCAGAGGCGTCGCTTCATTTCTTCTTGCATGGGTTCGCGACCACGTTGTCACTGACTCAGTTATTGTTACTTGCTCAATTGACAACCTAGCATCTCAAAAAGTCATCGAAAACTGTGGGGGTGAATATCTCGGTAACTACACAGATGACCGTGAGGGTACGGTAAGGCGCTATCGTCTAGCACGCACATAA
- a CDS encoding AAA family ATPase, with product MNKPTLYVFSGLPASGKSTLAKLLSQKTSSIYVRIDTVEQGLRDLCNFNVQGEGYRLSYRIIRDNLSLGISAIADSCNPIALTRAEWEVLAGSVGANFVNIEINCSDSKEHEMRVNTRVTDIPNLELPNWLQVQNRHYEPWQSDVVKIDTAGKTIDASFSELLVKLGL from the coding sequence TTGAATAAACCAACGCTATATGTTTTTTCTGGTCTTCCTGCTTCTGGGAAATCAACACTTGCTAAGCTACTTTCTCAGAAAACGAGTTCTATATACGTCCGAATTGACACAGTAGAACAAGGACTACGTGACCTGTGTAATTTTAACGTCCAAGGTGAGGGGTACCGCTTAAGCTATAGAATTATTCGAGATAACCTATCGCTAGGTATCAGTGCTATTGCAGATTCCTGTAATCCTATTGCGTTAACTCGCGCTGAGTGGGAAGTTCTCGCGGGAAGCGTCGGAGCTAATTTTGTAAATATAGAGATTAATTGTTCCGACAGTAAAGAGCATGAGATGAGAGTAAATACTCGTGTGACAGATATTCCCAATCTAGAACTTCCGAACTGGCTACAGGTTCAAAATAGACATTATGAACCTTGGCAATCTGATGTAGTTAAAATTGACACGGCAGGTAAAACGATAGATGCATCGTTTTCAGAATTGTTAGTAAAGCTAGGTTTATAA
- a CDS encoding SRPBCC family protein — translation MKIHISATVNAPKDKVWQAYTTPEDIVQWNAASDDWHTTEASVDLRVGGQFCSRMEAKDGSFGFDFAGTYTNVEVGHLIEYEFGGRTAQVVFADEATGTRIDIKFDPEDENPIDMQIDGWQAILNNFKCHVESQQS, via the coding sequence ATGAAAATTCACATTTCGGCTACCGTAAACGCACCAAAAGACAAAGTTTGGCAAGCCTATACAACGCCAGAAGACATCGTTCAATGGAATGCAGCTTCAGACGATTGGCACACCACCGAAGCGAGTGTGGATCTGCGTGTTGGTGGTCAGTTTTGCTCTCGAATGGAAGCGAAAGATGGTAGTTTTGGTTTCGACTTTGCAGGAACTTATACCAATGTAGAAGTTGGGCATCTCATCGAATACGAGTTTGGTGGTAGAACCGCACAGGTAGTCTTTGCCGATGAAGCTACGGGAACACGCATTGACATTAAATTTGATCCCGAAGACGAAAACCCAATCGACATGCAAATCGATGGCTGGCAAGCAATTCTTAATAATTTTAAATGCCATGTTGAAAGCCAACAAAGCTAG
- a CDS encoding excinuclease, translating to MKNIAILTLSSLILFSSYTFARDDIGSYSIENALSSEAAKNKLGTDVKFYFGEQKFPKVVAEFGEFKTNKKTNAFNKTDEEACNWVFLSAMIVLKERAIKEGGNAVVDIKSNYKNNLTSSSDTFQCGAGTMVAGVALTGKVVKLK from the coding sequence ATGAAAAATATAGCAATACTGACACTATCTTCACTAATTCTCTTTTCTTCTTACACTTTTGCTAGAGATGATATTGGCTCATATTCAATAGAAAATGCTCTAAGCTCAGAGGCGGCAAAGAACAAGTTAGGTACAGATGTAAAATTTTACTTCGGAGAGCAGAAATTTCCGAAAGTTGTGGCAGAGTTTGGCGAGTTCAAAACGAACAAAAAGACAAATGCATTTAACAAAACAGATGAAGAGGCGTGTAACTGGGTCTTTTTGTCGGCCATGATAGTACTGAAAGAAAGAGCAATTAAAGAAGGTGGTAACGCGGTAGTTGATATCAAATCCAACTACAAAAACAACCTGACTTCAAGCTCTGACACCTTTCAATGTGGTGCTGGGACAATGGTCGCTGGCGTTGCATTAACGGGTAAAGTCGTGAAGCTAAAGTAA
- a CDS encoding DUF922 domain-containing protein, which yields MKKSVFVILCLLVSSYAYADNDLVFPFRIDFKIYKVVGDSIGEIETSFNESKPDFLKKNGFDGYTSWNYDFHTNDDTCEIYDFSLRVTYTLPQIEISTITPESAEEFRSYTEKLYRHEQVHCALTVKSVRDIFLAFKSGQHGNCAEANHRVIELENELEENNELFDVYTSHGEIELTESLFGEEGYLNICEIPFDPISPRI from the coding sequence ATGAAAAAATCCGTATTTGTAATACTTTGCTTATTGGTATCCAGCTATGCCTACGCTGATAATGACCTCGTTTTTCCCTTTCGTATAGATTTTAAAATATATAAGGTTGTTGGAGATAGCATTGGTGAAATCGAGACCTCTTTTAATGAAAGCAAACCTGATTTTCTTAAAAAGAACGGTTTTGATGGTTATACGTCATGGAACTATGATTTCCACACAAATGATGATACTTGTGAAATTTACGACTTTAGTTTGCGCGTTACCTATACGTTGCCCCAAATTGAAATTTCGACCATTACACCTGAATCAGCAGAAGAGTTTCGCTCATATACAGAGAAACTTTACCGCCATGAACAAGTTCATTGTGCTCTTACTGTAAAATCGGTACGTGATATATTTCTCGCTTTTAAATCTGGTCAGCATGGAAATTGCGCTGAAGCTAATCATAGAGTTATCGAGCTAGAAAATGAGTTAGAAGAAAATAATGAGCTTTTTGATGTTTATACATCACATGGTGAAATAGAGTTAACCGAGTCTCTTTTCGGTGAAGAAGGCTATTTGAACATATGTGAAATACCATTTGATCCTATTTCACCACGCATATAA
- a CDS encoding acyltransferase family protein, translating to MKKQRNLNYDLIRLLGLLTIMIAHASPPGWLFQLRNFGTPLLVVGSGLTYALIFSSRSIDVKKFYSKRFKRLIIPAWIFLTFFFVFFLGVSELIDEKYLFNFK from the coding sequence ATGAAAAAACAACGAAACCTGAATTATGACTTAATTAGGTTATTAGGGTTATTAACCATAATGATTGCTCATGCGTCACCACCTGGTTGGTTATTTCAACTAAGGAACTTCGGAACCCCGTTATTAGTAGTTGGTTCTGGTCTTACATATGCGTTAATTTTTTCATCAAGATCAATTGATGTTAAGAAATTTTATTCTAAGCGCTTTAAAAGGTTGATAATTCCTGCTTGGATATTTCTAACATTTTTCTTTGTTTTTTTTCTTGGTGTGTCTGAATTGATTGATGAAAAATATCTCTTTAATTTTAAATAA